The genomic segment GTCACATAGTTGAAGGCACGAAGCGGATAGATGACCTGTTCCTGCATGGCGGTACGTTTCATGATTTTCTTGTCCACGATCTTGAAGGTCACGAAGTCCACGTCGAAAGGCACGTTCGTGGCGTTCTTCACTTCGGTATGGAAATAGATCAGTTCGCCGTGCGCATAAAGTCCTTTAAGCAGATATTGCACTCCGAACCGTTTGCAGCCGATGTGCTTGACCTTGCGTTTGTTCTGTTCATACACGGATTTCATGATCAGCCGTACCAGACGGGGAGACTCCCCGGCGAGTTCCTGCAAGTAGATTTCCATCGCATTGTTCGGACGGTTCACGGCCTCTCCGTCATGGATGAAGTCGCACATTTCCACATTCAGCAGCAAAGGCTCGTCGGCATACTTGACGTTGAATGTATAGAAGTTGCCGTCTTCGGTAATTACGCTCATGTTTGTCTCGCTCCGGAAATGTTTCCGGGTTGCCTTCACACGGATCACATTTTCCGCACCGTCCGCCTTGCCCGCTATCAGATTGGGCGAACCCAGGTCCACATATCTCACGGGAGAGGGAAAAATAATATGTACGGTCTTGTCATATGTGATTTCCAGACCGTGCGGGGGAATCATCCGGCTGAATCCGATCTTGCGGCTCAGTCCTTCATAATAATCCCCGTTGCTCTGCTGCGCGTATGCAGCCACTGTGCCCGCAATCAGGGCAAGCATCATCAGAATCTTCTTCATGTGTGTTTCTTGGTTGATTGGTGAATAAATGGTTGATTTCCTTTCCTCCTTCATTTTTCAGGAGAATGCAGCAACAGCCGATGCCCGGCCTTCAGGGTGATTTTCACCGTGCGCATCTTCTTGCCCACATATTGTGACACACCCCGTATCACCCCCTTGCCCACATCCGAGGCAATCTGCGCTCCGGCATCCGTTGAGATATTGATGCTGCTTCCTATAGAGGTGCCCATGCCGGCGGCAATCTCACGTGCGGCATCATACTCCATCGAGTTCGGTACAAGGATTCCCTGCTGCCCGTCAGCGTCATACACTTCGAGTTCCACCGGAAACAGCGTGCCCCTGTACTCCACTGTCTCGATCAGGATTCCCATCCGTTCCCCCTCGACACGTGTGCCGCCGACCAGTACCGTACCTTTTGGGATAAGGAGATCGTCCACTGCCATCGGCTCAAGCAGGCGGATACGCAGTGCCTGTCCGTCAGATACGGTCTGCGTGCCATGCACACAGGCGGCGATGGTATTCCTGCCGGAAGATGGCATTTTGCCTACCGGGGTGTGGAAGCCGGTATTTCTCTCGCCTGCATATCCGGAAGCAATGTCTTCATTGCCTGCAGGCTGGGCCAGTGATGACACCATCCGGTTCTGTACCCGTTTTACAGGCCGGACAGCCGTCCGTTCTTTCCGGCTGTTTGGGGCATTGGTCGTAGAGGAAGCATCCAGCTCTTTCCCGTTGTAGCGGGCAGCCAGCTCGTAGGACTTTTCCAGCAGAGCCATCTTTTCTTCCAGGGTCTGGCCTTCCGCCTGTTCTTCCGCCGGCTTCCTTTCTTTTTCCAGATCCTCAATACGGCGGAGCAGATCGGCGTTTGGCTGATTTTCATTCCGGGTATATACAGTGCCCAGCGAACGGTTCATATTCCGGTAGGCTTCTGCAGAGGAACGGATGGAGCCGGGGGCTTTCCCCTTTTCCGGTTCCGGCGGAAGTTCCATGTTTGCTTTTCCTGCGGTAAGACCGGCAGTATCCTGACCGTCCTTGTTGAGCAGTTCGGACATTTCCTGGAAGGTTCCCCTGCGCCATTTTTCCTTTTTTGCCAGTGCTTCCTGCTCGTAGGCGCTTACCTTGTTGCCCTCCATTTCCGAATCTTCCGGTGAAGGCATCTCCACGTTGAAACCCCTGCCTTTTTCCATTTCCGCCTTCTCCTTTTCCGACGGGCTGAATACCAGCAGGAGGAACCCCATGCACAGCAGGCAGAAAAACGGATAGACAATATACTTTGCGCGCCGGCGCTTCTCTTCGGGAGTCAGCGGCTTGTCATTTGACACTCCGAGCCATTCCCTGATTTTCTGAAAGTCCATTTTCATGTTTATGGATGTTTGAATGAATGTTTCTTGTTCTTTCCGGCCGGAACACGACGGAACGGATATGTCCCATTGCCGGTCTTTGGCCCGGCTCCCCGAAACGGGATACACAGGAGAGAATCGAGTACAGGCAGGAGGCAGCAAGCAGGAACGAGGCCGTGCCTGCCAGAAGGATGCGCTGCTTTCCTGTCAGCCGCCGGCAGAACAGCCGTACCCGGCTGTCCGCATGGCCGAAGAATCCGCGTTTTCCCCTCATCGTTCCGCACTTCTTATGTCCTTATTCTCCAGCACGGTAAACTGCTCGATAATGAATCCGTTGGGATTGTCATCCGAACGTCCTGTGTTTTGAAGCGAGCAGGAAGTTACGAGGCTGCGCTCGGTCACGTTGCTTTCACGGATAATCAGCTGCCGGGCATATGTCCGCACCTTGTAAGGGTAGGCGGCAAAGTCGCACACCACGCTGTCCACATGCACCACCTGGTTGATGTTGCCTGAAATCAGGCGGTTGTAATACCCTCTTTCGGCAAAATCCACATAGTAGTGATAGGCACTCTTGTCTGCCAGTTGCAGGGCACGGTTGATATTGTGCTCGATGGCATCCTTCTGGGGTGAGAGCGAGAAAAACAGTTCGTGAAAGCGCCTTACATGTTCCCGCGCCTCGGCAGGCCTGTTCTGTGAGAGGTCCTGCGAAAGGGCCATCATCAGCGATTTACCCCCGTCAAGCACATAGATTTTCTCGCGTTGCTTCTCGGCAAAGCGGTATGAGCTCCACAGCGCATATCCGGTAACGAGCGCACAGCAGCAGGCAAAGACCGCCAACATCAGGCGGATGCGCTTGAAGCTGCTCTCAATGTTTGTCAATGACTTGAATTCCATTTTTTTTGATGTCTGGTTTGAATGAATAAATATTTCCGGTATGACGGGACATCCCGTTCCGACAAGTCACCGGACCCGTCATCTTGGGTTGCCCGACTCATGGGAAGGAGGCTCCGCAGGGTTTATTTGCCCCTCAGCCTGCCTCCGATATTCCCCAATACGGCACCGCCTGCTCCGGCTGCAAGGCCACCTGTCTTGGTGGCTGTACGGTTCAGGTTACGGCTGAAGTTTCCGGCACCGCCTGCCTGCACTATCCAGCCTGCTACCGTAGGCACGGTGAAGTATCCGATAATCCCAATCAGCATAAAGATGATGTAGACACTGTTCGAGTTGTCTATCGAGTAGTCCGGATTGTTCTGCAGTTCCTGAATGTCATTCTGAAGCATCAGTACCTGAAGCTTGGCAAGCAGGGTGCTGAACAGGTCGCTGACCGGAAGCCACAGGTAAACGGAAATATATCTCGTGAACCACTGTCCGAGCGTGGACTGGAATCCGTCCCATACACTGAAGGCGAACGCTACCGGTCCCAGTATCGAGAGTACGACCAGGAAAAAAGTCCTCACGGTGTCTATCAGCAGCGATGCCGCTGCGAATATCAGCTCCAGCAGGCTGCGGAATGCGTCCCGGATCTTCTTTTCCAGATTATACATCCCGACTTCCACATACATGCCCAGCCGGGAGGCGGTATCTATGGTTGACCAGCCCAGTTCATCCAGCTGACGGTCAAACTCCTCGTCACTTACCAGATATGCTGTTTCGGGATTGCGGAGCATGGCCTCCTTTTCCAGTTCCTCCTTTTGGTTCCGGTACTGTTCCATATCCATCGTCTGCCCTTCGAGCATCTTGTGTGTGCCCTGCACGATGGGACTGAGAATATTGTTCAGCGTGCCGAGCACTAGCGTGGGAAAGAGCAGGATGCAGATGCCTATGGCAAAGGGACGCAGCAGGGGATAGACATCTATCGGTTCGGCACGTGCCATCGACTGCCATACACGGACGGCAACGTAGAACAACGCACCCAGTCCGGCAAGTCCCTTGCCCACGTCCATCATGTCCTCGCAAAGGGGAAGCATCTCGTCATACAGGGTTGCCAGTATGGTGTGCAGGTTGGCAAAATCTATCGACAACGGCATCATGGCTACCAGTATTTGGAGGTTTCATTCCCATAGAGCCGCATCACACGTTCCAGGTCGTTCTTCTTTCTGGCCCTGAGGTAGCTTACGGCTATGTTCTTGTTCGTATAATAGCTCACAAGGTTGCGGTAACGGCGCATCTCGTAATAGCAGTTGTCCACCACGTCCATACGGTCCTTGTCGGTCATGGACAGGGTACTGACATTGATAACCTGTTTCAGGTCCTGCAACACGCCGTTGCTCTCTTCCAGCAGGCGGGTGTAACCGAAGGCGATGGCGTCCAGTTCGCGCGGTGAGAAGTTTTCATCGTTCATCATCTTGCCGAAGTTGGTTACATAGATGTCGGACACGTCGCCCACCATCAGGATGATGTCACGCACCTTGCGGGCATCCTGTATCAGGTTGTTGACCGATTTCAGCTGGTCGTAATATTTCTTGGCCTGCTCATAGATCTTTACTGTCTCGGCAAAGCTTTCTGCCGTATTGACTGCCGTCTTTGAGGTATGGGCGATATTGTCCGACATGTTTATGATGCTTTGGGCCAGATTGCCGGGATCTGTCACCACCCATTGGGCGCGTGCTCCGGTAACGCCCAGTACAAATGCCGTTCCGATCAGAAGCGTTCTTGCCTTCATGCCCGTTCCTCCTTCCTTACATAGTCTCCGCCCGGTGAGAATGTCAGCACGTCGGCTGCCTCATTGTAGGACACATCGACACGGTAGCCCGTATTGACAAACAGGTTTCCGTTTTCTTCCACCAGCAGGTAAGTCTGCGGCTTCAGCCTTCGGGTTCTCCCGCTATGGGAAAACACCGTCACTTTATAGCATTCTCCTTCCTTGTATACCAGCACGTCAGGTCTGCCTTCCACGCTGGTCCACGTTCCGCAGATCTTGTCGCGGTCGATACCGCTTTCCGAACAGCTCTGCAATATCATGGCGGCCATGCTTATCAGACATACCGCCAGCCTCATAAGGGGTCTGTTTCTCATAATCGTTTTCATTTCGGGTTTGATACCTGTTTCTGTTCCTCTCGCTTTTTCTCCGCCAGACGGCGGATGGCTCCTTCCAGACTGCCCTCCGGTCCTCCGGCAATCCGTTGTACTTCCAGTTTCTCCGACTCCTCGGTCGTGAACGTGAAGTATTCTTCCTCGCTCACTTCCGTGGCATATACTGCCGAGCAGGTTCCTCCAAGCCCTATCCATACTTCCCGGTAGAAGCGCCCGGGATGGTTCGCCTGGTTGATGGAAAGAATCTGCCCTTTCTCTTTCTCGGTCAGACCGAGCAGCCGCTGGATGTGCTCGAACTTGTTCATGTATTTCCGCTGGTCAAGCAGTATCTTGCAGTCAGAGTTGTTGATGATGGCCTCTTTCACTATCGGGGAGCTGATGATGTCGTCCACCTCCTGTGTCACCACCACAGCCTCACCGAAATATTTTCTGACGGTCTTAAAAAGGTACTTGATGTATTCACTCATATTGGCGGACATCAGGGCTTTCCAGCATTCCTCTATCAATATCATCTTACGGATACCTTTGAGCCTGCGCATCTTGGCGATGAAAGTTTCCATAATGATCAGTGTCACCACCGGAAGAAGCACTTTGTTGCTGCTGATATTGTCCAGTTCGAATACGATGAACCGTTTGCCTGTCAGGTCCAGTTCCTTGTCGGAGTTCAGCAGGAAGTCATAGTCTCCGCCCCGGTAGAACGGTTCCAGAACGTTCAAAAAACCGTCAATGTCAAAATCCTTCTCACGCACCTTTTTCTCTTCAATCATTCTTCTGTAGTCATCGGCGACAAACTCATAGAAACCGTTGAAGTCCGGTCTGATGTTCCGGTTCTCCGAAATCTTTCGGATATAGGCGTTCACTGCTCCAGAAAGAGCGACCTCCTCCGAACGTTTCGGCGACTCGTCTTCCCGTTTCCACAAGGTCAGTATCAGTGTATTGATACTGTCACGCTTCTCCACATCGAATTTTCCGGATTCGGTGTAGAACGGGTTGAAGGATATCGGATTGTCCTCTTCATACGTGATGTAAATCCCGTCCTTCCCGTTGGTACGGTCATGGATCATCCTGCACAACCCCTGGTAGCTGTTTCCTGTGTCCACCAGCAGGATATGCGCTCCCTGTTCGTAGTATTGGCGGACAAGGTGGTTGGTGAAAAAGGATTTTCCGCTGCCCGAAGGCCCGAGGATGAACTTGTTTCTGTTGGTGATGATTCCTCGCTTCATGGGCAGGTCGGAAATATCCACATGCACCGGTATCCCGTTCTGGCGGTCTGCCAGCCGGATTCCGAACGGACTGGGCGAGCTCCTGTAATTGGTCTCTCCGGCAAAGAGGCATACGGCCTGTTCCAGGAAGGTATAAAAGGATTCTTCGGATGGAAAGTCGCCTGCATTTCCGGGGATTCCCGCCCAATAGATGACCGGTGTGTCAATGGTGTTATACCTTGGCGTGCATTCCATCATGGCCAGCTGGCTGCCCGTGTCGTTCCTGATGCGGCGGAACTCTTCCGCATCCTCCGCCCAGGCGATGACGTTGCAGTGGCATCTGACGGGAAGCACTCCTTTGGTATGTGCCTCATCAAGATACATCTCCGTCCACTCCTGGTTAACGGCATTGCTCCGGCTGTATTTTGACAACGAGAGCATATTGCGCGAGTTTTTCTCCATCATCTGCAGGATTTCCTGTGCATCGTCGATGAACACGTATTGTGAATAGATGTGGTTGCATGACAGCAGCAGTCCTACGGGTGCGGCAAAGGAGAGGCGGCAGTCGCTGCGGTCCGTGGACATCCTCTCGTAGCGCATGTCCGTGGAAAGTCTGCCGGGCAGGTCTTCCGTATCGGAAAGGGTATGCAGGCAGAGGCGTTTGTCACCGATGCGCATCCTGCCGGGCTTGAGGCAGATGTCCTGCAATACGGCGGTCTCATCCTCCAGCGAGAGGGAAAAGTATTTTTCCACCAGTCCGGGATGTTCCTTCGTACCGGTGATTTCGTCTGTTTCCAGACGGCGAAGCCTTATATGTCCGGAATCATTCATAATACGCTCGAACTGTTCCACCGCCTCAAGAAAGCGGGCGGCAGCATCCTTGTCGGTTATCTCTTTGGGCAACAGGAATCCCCGGCAAAGGGTATTGAAGTCACTCTTCCGGCGGCTGCGTTCGCGGGTTGTCTTCGTCAGGAACAGGTAGCATTTGTGATTCAGGTAAGGTCTTTCATTGAAATGCAGCTCATAGCTGCGTGTCAGGAAGCTCTGTTCTCCGTCATCGGTCTTCGGACGGTAGGTTTCCTTGACGAACCAGTCCTGTTTGCAGACGACACTATGT from the Bacteroides eggerthii genome contains:
- the traN gene encoding conjugative transposon protein TraN — its product is MKKILMMLALIAGTVAAYAQQSNGDYYEGLSRKIGFSRMIPPHGLEITYDKTVHIIFPSPVRYVDLGSPNLIAGKADGAENVIRVKATRKHFRSETNMSVITEDGNFYTFNVKYADEPLLLNVEMCDFIHDGEAVNRPNNAMEIYLQELAGESPRLVRLIMKSVYEQNKRKVKHIGCKRFGVQYLLKGLYAHGELIYFHTEVKNATNVPFDVDFVTFKIVDKKIMKRTAMQEQVIYPLRAFNYVTRVDGKKNERTVFALPKFTIPDDKKLIVEMYEKQGGRHQSFDVENEDLVRAETVNELKVR
- the traM gene encoding conjugative transposon protein TraM, with product MKMDFQKIREWLGVSNDKPLTPEEKRRRAKYIVYPFFCLLCMGFLLLVFSPSEKEKAEMEKGRGFNVEMPSPEDSEMEGNKVSAYEQEALAKKEKWRRGTFQEMSELLNKDGQDTAGLTAGKANMELPPEPEKGKAPGSIRSSAEAYRNMNRSLGTVYTRNENQPNADLLRRIEDLEKERKPAEEQAEGQTLEEKMALLEKSYELAARYNGKELDASSTTNAPNSRKERTAVRPVKRVQNRMVSSLAQPAGNEDIASGYAGERNTGFHTPVGKMPSSGRNTIAACVHGTQTVSDGQALRIRLLEPMAVDDLLIPKGTVLVGGTRVEGERMGILIETVEYRGTLFPVELEVYDADGQQGILVPNSMEYDAAREIAAGMGTSIGSSINISTDAGAQIASDVGKGVIRGVSQYVGKKMRTVKITLKAGHRLLLHSPEK
- the traK gene encoding conjugative transposon protein TraK codes for the protein MEFKSLTNIESSFKRIRLMLAVFACCCALVTGYALWSSYRFAEKQREKIYVLDGGKSLMMALSQDLSQNRPAEAREHVRRFHELFFSLSPQKDAIEHNINRALQLADKSAYHYYVDFAERGYYNRLISGNINQVVHVDSVVCDFAAYPYKVRTYARQLIIRESNVTERSLVTSCSLQNTGRSDDNPNGFIIEQFTVLENKDIRSAER
- the traJ gene encoding conjugative transposon protein TraJ, which produces MMPLSIDFANLHTILATLYDEMLPLCEDMMDVGKGLAGLGALFYVAVRVWQSMARAEPIDVYPLLRPFAIGICILLFPTLVLGTLNNILSPIVQGTHKMLEGQTMDMEQYRNQKEELEKEAMLRNPETAYLVSDEEFDRQLDELGWSTIDTASRLGMYVEVGMYNLEKKIRDAFRSLLELIFAAASLLIDTVRTFFLVVLSILGPVAFAFSVWDGFQSTLGQWFTRYISVYLWLPVSDLFSTLLAKLQVLMLQNDIQELQNNPDYSIDNSNSVYIIFMLIGIIGYFTVPTVAGWIVQAGGAGNFSRNLNRTATKTGGLAAGAGGAVLGNIGGRLRGK
- a CDS encoding DUF4141 domain-containing protein, producing MKARTLLIGTAFVLGVTGARAQWVVTDPGNLAQSIINMSDNIAHTSKTAVNTAESFAETVKIYEQAKKYYDQLKSVNNLIQDARKVRDIILMVGDVSDIYVTNFGKMMNDENFSPRELDAIAFGYTRLLEESNGVLQDLKQVINVSTLSMTDKDRMDVVDNCYYEMRRYRNLVSYYTNKNIAVSYLRARKKNDLERVMRLYGNETSKYW
- a CDS encoding DUF3876 domain-containing protein codes for the protein MRNRPLMRLAVCLISMAAMILQSCSESGIDRDKICGTWTSVEGRPDVLVYKEGECYKVTVFSHSGRTRRLKPQTYLLVEENGNLFVNTGYRVDVSYNEAADVLTFSPGGDYVRKEERA
- a CDS encoding TraG family conjugative transposon ATPase, with amino-acid sequence MRNVLKAETLERRFPLLSVENGCIVSKDADLTVAFEVELPELYTVTADEYEAMHSSWIKAVKVLPEHSVVCKQDWFVKETYRPKTDDGEQSFLTRSYELHFNERPYLNHKCYLFLTKTTRERSRRKSDFNTLCRGFLLPKEITDKDAAARFLEAVEQFERIMNDSGHIRLRRLETDEITGTKEHPGLVEKYFSLSLEDETAVLQDICLKPGRMRIGDKRLCLHTLSDTEDLPGRLSTDMRYERMSTDRSDCRLSFAAPVGLLLSCNHIYSQYVFIDDAQEILQMMEKNSRNMLSLSKYSRSNAVNQEWTEMYLDEAHTKGVLPVRCHCNVIAWAEDAEEFRRIRNDTGSQLAMMECTPRYNTIDTPVIYWAGIPGNAGDFPSEESFYTFLEQAVCLFAGETNYRSSPSPFGIRLADRQNGIPVHVDISDLPMKRGIITNRNKFILGPSGSGKSFFTNHLVRQYYEQGAHILLVDTGNSYQGLCRMIHDRTNGKDGIYITYEEDNPISFNPFYTESGKFDVEKRDSINTLILTLWKREDESPKRSEEVALSGAVNAYIRKISENRNIRPDFNGFYEFVADDYRRMIEEKKVREKDFDIDGFLNVLEPFYRGGDYDFLLNSDKELDLTGKRFIVFELDNISSNKVLLPVVTLIIMETFIAKMRRLKGIRKMILIEECWKALMSANMSEYIKYLFKTVRKYFGEAVVVTQEVDDIISSPIVKEAIINNSDCKILLDQRKYMNKFEHIQRLLGLTEKEKGQILSINQANHPGRFYREVWIGLGGTCSAVYATEVSEEEYFTFTTEESEKLEVQRIAGGPEGSLEGAIRRLAEKKREEQKQVSNPK